One stretch of Streptomyces sp. A2-16 DNA includes these proteins:
- a CDS encoding glycoside hydrolase N-terminal domain-containing protein: MTPAPSRRGVLALTAALAALPTFRATAAPHRPTDSTAPGTDTRHQLWWQAPADEHSMIEQGLPVGNGRLGALTSNDPGRELLLVTDATMWTGGLNDTLDADGQFPYGRQDFGSFTLLARLTVDIPDHDLSAVSGYRRTLDLARGVNETSYVRSGVTYRRQIFASHPDDVIVLHFTQSGGGRYTGTVTLEGTHGEEPAVSFGAALPNGLRYGAAVTAYGSGGSVTVEGPHIGFTGCRDLTVVLSGGTNYTPDAAARFRDPDLDPRTLARTKVRAAARHSAAALLRTHTADHHTLFGQLDVSLGTSSAEQRSLDTWERLHARARDGAPDPELEAQYLQFGRYLMIAGSRGSLPLNLQGLWLDGNDPDWMGDYHTDINIQMNYWAADRAGLSPCFDAFTDYCVAQLPSWTDLTRRLFNDPRNRYRNSTGKNAGWTVAISTNPFGGGGWWWHPAGNAWLCNSLYEHYEFTASRAHLEKIYPLLKGACEFWEARLLTTTLPGTTREVLVADSDWSPEHGPLDAKGITYAQELVWALFGNFCTAAAELRKDTEFAATVAGLRKRLYLPQVSPTTGWLEEWMSPDNLGETTHRHLSPLVGLFPGDRIRPDGSTPAEIVEGATALLTARGMESFGWANAWRALCWARLRNADNAYQLVVNNLRPSSKGSNGTAFNLFDIYQVEQGRGIFQIDANLGTPAAMIEMLLHSRPGHLELLPALPDAWAASGSLSGANARGGFVVDLRWRNGKPTEARIRSVGGRTTTVAHAGSARTVTLKPGATVTLKGFDR, translated from the coding sequence ATGACCCCCGCCCCCTCGCGCCGCGGAGTCCTCGCCCTGACCGCCGCGCTCGCCGCCCTGCCCACCTTCAGGGCGACCGCCGCCCCGCACAGACCCACCGACTCCACCGCCCCCGGCACCGACACCCGCCACCAGTTGTGGTGGCAGGCCCCCGCCGACGAGCACTCGATGATCGAACAGGGCCTGCCCGTCGGCAACGGCCGCCTCGGCGCCCTCACCAGCAACGACCCCGGCCGTGAACTCCTCCTCGTCACCGACGCCACGATGTGGACCGGCGGCCTCAACGACACCCTCGACGCCGACGGCCAGTTCCCCTACGGCCGTCAGGACTTCGGCTCCTTCACCCTGCTGGCCCGGCTCACCGTGGACATCCCCGACCACGACCTGTCCGCCGTCTCCGGCTACCGCCGCACCCTCGACCTCGCCCGGGGCGTGAACGAGACGTCGTACGTCCGCTCCGGCGTGACCTACCGGCGGCAGATCTTCGCCAGCCACCCCGACGACGTCATCGTCCTGCACTTCACCCAGAGCGGGGGAGGCCGCTACACCGGCACCGTCACGCTGGAGGGCACGCACGGCGAGGAGCCCGCGGTCTCCTTCGGGGCCGCCCTCCCCAACGGCCTGAGATACGGAGCCGCCGTCACGGCGTACGGTTCCGGCGGCAGCGTCACCGTCGAGGGCCCGCACATCGGCTTCACCGGGTGCCGGGACCTCACCGTCGTGCTCAGCGGGGGCACCAACTACACCCCCGACGCCGCCGCCCGCTTCCGCGACCCCGACCTCGACCCGCGCACGCTCGCCCGCACCAAGGTCCGTGCGGCCGCCCGGCATTCGGCGGCGGCCCTGCTGCGCACGCACACGGCCGACCACCACACGCTGTTCGGGCAGCTGGACGTCTCGCTCGGCACCTCCTCCGCCGAGCAGCGCTCCCTCGACACCTGGGAGCGGCTCCACGCACGCGCCCGGGACGGGGCGCCCGACCCCGAACTGGAGGCCCAGTACCTCCAGTTCGGCCGCTACCTGATGATCGCGGGCTCACGCGGCAGCCTCCCGCTCAACCTGCAGGGACTCTGGCTCGACGGCAACGACCCCGACTGGATGGGCGACTACCACACCGACATCAACATCCAGATGAACTACTGGGCGGCCGACCGGGCGGGTCTGTCCCCGTGCTTCGACGCCTTCACCGACTACTGCGTCGCCCAGCTCCCGTCCTGGACCGACCTCACCCGCAGGCTGTTCAACGATCCCCGCAACCGCTACCGGAACTCGACGGGCAAGAACGCCGGCTGGACGGTCGCCATCTCCACCAACCCCTTCGGCGGGGGAGGCTGGTGGTGGCACCCGGCGGGCAACGCCTGGCTGTGCAACTCCCTCTACGAGCACTACGAGTTCACCGCCTCCCGGGCCCATCTGGAGAAGATCTACCCCCTCCTGAAGGGCGCCTGCGAGTTCTGGGAGGCACGGCTGCTGACCACGACCCTCCCGGGCACCACCCGGGAGGTCCTCGTCGCCGACAGCGACTGGTCGCCCGAGCACGGCCCCCTCGACGCCAAGGGCATCACCTACGCCCAGGAACTCGTGTGGGCCCTGTTCGGCAACTTCTGCACGGCCGCGGCCGAGCTGAGGAAGGACACGGAGTTCGCCGCCACGGTCGCCGGCCTCCGCAAACGCCTCTATCTCCCGCAGGTCAGCCCCACCACCGGCTGGCTCGAGGAGTGGATGTCCCCCGACAACCTCGGCGAGACCACCCACCGCCACCTGTCCCCGCTCGTCGGGCTCTTCCCCGGCGACCGCATCCGCCCCGACGGCTCCACCCCCGCCGAGATCGTCGAGGGCGCCACCGCCCTGCTCACCGCCCGCGGCATGGAGAGCTTCGGCTGGGCCAACGCCTGGCGCGCGCTGTGCTGGGCCCGCCTGAGGAACGCCGACAACGCCTACCAACTGGTGGTGAACAACCTGCGGCCCTCCAGCAAAGGCAGCAACGGCACCGCCTTCAACCTGTTCGACATCTACCAGGTGGAACAAGGGCGCGGAATCTTTCAGATCGACGCGAATCTGGGTACCCCTGCGGCAATGATCGAGATGCTGCTCCACTCCCGCCCCGGCCACCTGGAACTCCTGCCCGCCCTGCCCGACGCCTGGGCCGCCTCCGGCTCCCTCAGCGGAGCGAACGCCCGCGGCGGCTTCGTCGTCGACCTACGCTGGCGGAATGGGAAACCGACCGAAGCACGGATCCGCAGTGTCGGCGGCCGCACCACGACGGTCGCCCACGCCGGAAGCGCGCGCACGGTGACACTGAAACCCGGAGCCACCGTCACCCTGAAGGGCTTCGACCGATGA
- a CDS encoding carbohydrate-binding protein, translated as MRSSSYFAMPARALLVLALTAVAVPTAHAADTAPTAALAAKPYMGWSSWSMQSSKYPGLNPDGDYSYLTEANVLKQTDALAAKLKKYGYEYVNIDAGWWMDKTWKSGFDQYGRQKPDPIRFPHGMKAVADRIHAKGLKAGIYLPAGLEKGAYGDGKTPIWNADGCTTADIVYDDLRTTNGWDSAYKLDFSKPCTSKYIDSQARLIADWGYDFLKLDGVGPGSGKSGDQYDNVADVAAWNSAIAGTGRPIHLELSWSLDIGHAADWKKYSQGWRVDTDVECYCNTLVSWENSVDDRWDDTPAWTRHAGPGGWNDLDSLDVGNGQMDGLTKAERQSYATLWAIAKSPLYTGDDLTRLDSYGLSLLTNREVIALNQGPNPPAHPVTPSDPQQVWASKNPDGTYTVALFNLADAPAAVTADWSTLGFTGRAAVRDLWNHENLGTHRNKVTQALPAHGSRLFTVTPHGSALTYTGHEAESSANTLGGNASVADCSACSNGKKVGNLYLGGKLTFNDVMVAKAGTYQIKVSYISGDARSVDVSANGGGATRHKLPATGDWGTVSSVYVPVTLKAGANTITFDSGTGYAPDIDRIDVPKS; from the coding sequence ATGCGGTCATCCTCGTACTTCGCCATGCCCGCCAGAGCCCTGCTGGTGCTCGCCCTGACCGCGGTCGCCGTCCCCACGGCCCACGCCGCCGACACCGCCCCGACCGCCGCCCTCGCCGCCAAGCCCTACATGGGCTGGTCCAGCTGGAGCATGCAGTCCTCCAAGTACCCCGGCCTCAACCCCGACGGCGACTACAGCTACCTCACCGAGGCCAACGTCCTCAAGCAGACCGACGCCCTGGCCGCCAAGCTGAAGAAGTACGGCTACGAGTACGTCAACATCGACGCCGGCTGGTGGATGGACAAGACCTGGAAGTCCGGGTTCGACCAGTACGGCCGCCAGAAGCCCGACCCGATCCGCTTCCCCCACGGCATGAAGGCCGTCGCCGACCGCATCCACGCCAAGGGCCTCAAAGCCGGCATCTACCTTCCGGCCGGCCTGGAGAAGGGGGCGTACGGCGACGGGAAGACCCCGATCTGGAACGCCGACGGCTGCACCACCGCCGACATCGTGTACGACGACCTGCGCACCACCAACGGCTGGGACAGCGCCTACAAGCTCGACTTCTCCAAGCCCTGCACCAGCAAGTACATCGACTCCCAGGCCCGGTTGATCGCCGACTGGGGCTACGACTTCCTCAAGCTGGACGGCGTCGGCCCCGGCTCCGGCAAGAGCGGCGACCAGTACGACAACGTTGCCGACGTGGCCGCCTGGAACAGTGCGATAGCCGGCACCGGCCGCCCGATCCACCTCGAGCTCTCCTGGTCCCTCGACATCGGACACGCCGCCGACTGGAAGAAGTACTCCCAGGGCTGGCGCGTCGACACCGACGTCGAGTGCTACTGCAACACCCTCGTCAGCTGGGAGAACTCCGTCGACGACCGGTGGGACGACACACCCGCCTGGACCCGGCACGCAGGACCGGGAGGCTGGAACGACCTCGACTCCCTCGACGTCGGCAACGGACAGATGGACGGCCTGACCAAGGCCGAACGGCAGAGCTACGCCACCCTGTGGGCCATCGCCAAGTCCCCCCTCTACACCGGCGACGACCTCACCCGCCTCGACTCCTACGGTCTCTCCCTCCTGACCAACCGCGAGGTCATCGCGCTGAACCAGGGCCCCAACCCGCCCGCGCACCCGGTCACCCCGTCCGACCCCCAGCAGGTCTGGGCCTCGAAGAACCCCGACGGCACCTACACCGTCGCCCTGTTCAACCTCGCCGACGCCCCCGCCGCCGTCACCGCCGACTGGAGCACCCTCGGCTTCACCGGCAGGGCCGCCGTCCGTGACCTGTGGAACCACGAGAACCTCGGCACCCACCGGAACAAGGTCACCCAGGCCCTGCCCGCCCACGGCTCCCGTCTGTTCACGGTCACCCCGCACGGCAGCGCGCTCACGTACACCGGCCACGAGGCCGAGTCCTCCGCGAACACCCTCGGCGGCAACGCCTCCGTCGCCGACTGCTCCGCCTGCTCGAACGGAAAGAAGGTGGGCAACTTGTACCTCGGCGGCAAGCTGACCTTCAACGACGTCATGGTCGCCAAGGCCGGCACCTACCAGATCAAGGTCTCCTACATCAGCGGTGACGCCCGCTCGGTGGACGTCTCGGCGAACGGCGGCGGCGCCACCCGCCACAAGCTCCCCGCCACCGGCGACTGGGGGACCGTGTCCAGCGTGTACGTGCCCGTGACCCTCAAGGCCGGCGCCAACACGATCACCTTCGACAGCGGCACCGGCTACGCGCCGGACATCGACCGGATCGACGTACCGAAGTCCTGA